The Dioscorea cayenensis subsp. rotundata cultivar TDr96_F1 chromosome 19, TDr96_F1_v2_PseudoChromosome.rev07_lg8_w22 25.fasta, whole genome shotgun sequence genome includes a window with the following:
- the LOC120250393 gene encoding putative disease resistance protein RGA3 yields MAGEAVLSAFMQVLFEKLAVAALDEYKSLRNTKKELRSLRNTLSSIQDLLEDAENKQVKEKQVRRWLMKLKDVAYDIDDLLDEYTAATPRPKVTRHLLTCNFCVNEALLTSKIARKIKGINKRLENIFRERDVLGLQVLGRRIEIEIENEIEERPQTSSLVDGSHVFGREQDKENVVKLLLTSSEGLGFNNRRKVVILPVVGMGGLGKTTLTQLVYNDSRVKEHFQLRMWVCVSENFDERKLTRETLEGTLVDYNHNNSNHSTTTTTTTTTNMNMLQEDLFKRLKGKRFLLVLDDVWNEDHQRWQRYYAALTAGDIGSKIMVTTQNENVGRIMGGLPAYHLKPLSDHDCWSVFRNCAFVDGNSSGHPKLEEIGKEIVKNLKGFPLAAKALGSLLYSKLDENDWKNILRSEIWELQPDQNNNILPALRLSYKHLSPNLKQCFAFCAVFHKDYVFEKDNLVQMWMALGFIQPQGRKSMEDIGNGYLDDLVSRSFFEAQNGSYFMHDAIHELARSVAAMECVRLEDGWQNTTFSKKARHSSFSCSNTMDTSFEQFYGFKSLRTLLVLEGYKSRTRPIPNDLFLKLKFLRVLDLQRRDIDKLPSSIENLQQLRYLCLSRTGIKALPSSLTRLCGLQTLKLKYCTELSHLPVDVTNLINLRHLEVNSSLILDIARIGKLAHLQKLAEFLVRRSNGFRITELKHMAELRGHLRISGLENVTSGDEAVEAMLSAKSSLSSLELVWCNESLMDGQSIQQDVLRGLHPHVELRELIIKGYSGFRFPGWLGSSSLSSLHTIQLSNCNKCMLLPPLGQLPFLKRLDIDGLQAVTHIGQEILGQGEIMGFPSLNVLVLQDMTYLEEWSVAEGQIVLPCITEIQVSECPKLRRLPPVPPTVNRLTISEVGVNCLPQLKKTSANTTSTALSSLYVHECSSLKSLSNGLLSQELNSLRELTIANCEELVSLPMDGFKPLVSLTNLHIYNCPKLKCGLPEATDLLPESLEDLRISSCSTELINPMLKCLSCLTSLTHLNLTDCSQLSHFPEEAQLPNMLKFLVFWNCVKLWRLPPLLHVSGLESLVISNCPLVSCLPEEGLPAELQELCINGCPLLIDLLEDDSGREWAKIAPVSKVEIDHVRRAGMDGKAAFGSIKWRLGTRS; encoded by the coding sequence ATGGCAGGAGAAGCAGTTCTATCTGCTTTCATGCAGGTTCTATTTGAGAAGTTGGCTGTTGCTGCTTTGGATGAATACAAATCTCTCCGGAACACAAAGAAAGAACTGCGAAGCCTCCGCAACACATTGTCATCAATACAAGACTTGCTTGAGGATGCAGAGAATAAGCAGGTGAAGGAGAAGCAGGTGCGGCGTTGGCTTATGAAGCTCAAAGATGTGGCCTATGACATCGATGACCTGCTAGACGAGTACACAGCGGCAACTCCACGTCCAAAGGTAACAAGACATCTTCTCACTTGCAATTTTTGCGTCAACGAAGCTTTGCTTACTTCTAAAATAGCACGCAAGATCAAAGGCATCAATAAGAGGTTAGAAAATATCTTTAGAGAACGAGATGTTCTCGGTCTTCAAGTGTTGGGCAGAagaattgaaattgaaattgaaaatgaaattgaagagaGGCCTCAGACAAGCTCGCTGGTTGATGGTTCTCATGTTTTCGGAAGAGaacaagataaagaaaatgTAGTCAAATTGCTGCTAACCTCTAGTGAAGGATTGGGATTCAACAATCGTCGTAAAGTTGTAATCCTCCCTGTTGTTGGCATGGGTGGGCTAGGCAAGACCACACTCACACAGCTTGTCTACAATGACAGCAGAGTCAAGGAACACTTCCAGCTGAGAATGTGGGTGTGTGTCTCTGAGAACTTTGATGAGAGGAAGCTGACCAGAGAAACACTGGAGGGGACTCTAGTTGACTACAACCACAACAACAGCAACCacagcaccaccaccaccaccaccactaccacAAACATGAACATGCTGCAAGAAGATCTTTTCAAGAGGTTGAAGGGGAAGCGGTTTTTGCTCGTTTTGGATGATGTTTGGAATGAGGACCATCAGAGATGGCAGAGGTACTATGCCGCATTGACCGCTGGAGACATAGGGAGCAAGATCATGGTGACAACCCAGAATGAAAATGTTGGGAGGATTATGGGTGGCTTGCCGGCCTACCATTTGAAACCATTGTCAGACCATGATTGTTGGTCTGTGTTCAGGAATTGTGCTTTTGTTGATGGTAACTCAAGCGGGCATCCGAAACTGGAGGAGATTGGAAAGGAGATTGTCAAAAATCTCAAAGGATTTCCCCTTGCAGCAAAGGCCCTGGGGAGTCTCTTGTATTCCAAATTAGATGAAAATGATTGGAAAAACATCTTGAGAAGTGAAATTTGGGAGCTGCAGCCAGACCAGAACAACAACATATTGCCAGCTCTTAGACTGAGCTACAAGCATTTATCCCCAAATCTGAAACAGTGCTTTGCATTTTGTGCAGTGTTTCACAAAGATTACGTGTTTGAAAAGGATAATTTGGTGCAGATGTGGATGGCCCTTGGTTTCATTCAGCCTCAAGGAAGGAAAAGCATGGAAGACATAGGAAATGGTTATTTAGATGATTTAGTAAGCAGATCCTTTTTTGAAGCCCAAAATGGCAGTTATTTCATGCATGATGCAATCCATGAGCTGGCGCGATCAGTCGCTGCAATGGAATGTGTTAGATTGGAAGATGGTTGGCAAAACACTACCTTCTCGAAGAAAGCCCGCCATTCCTCGTTTTCCTGCAGTAACACAATGGACACTTCCTTTGAACAGTTTTATGGGTTCAAAAGCCTAAGAACTCTGTTGGTCCTGGAAGGATACAAATCCAGGACTAGGCCAATTCCAAATGATCTATTCTTAAAGCTGAAATTCCTGCGAGTGTTGGACCTGCAGCGCAGAGACATCGATAAGCTGCCATCCTCAATTGAAAATCTGCAACAACTGCGATATCTCTGCCTATCTCGAACTGGTATTAAAGCACTGCCATCATCCCTTACCAGGCTGTGCGGTTTGCAGACGCTCAAGCTGAAATATTGCACCGAACTGAGCCATCTACCAGTTGATGTGACTAACCTAATCAACCTCAGACATCTTGAAGTAAACAGCTCACTGATCTTGGATATTGCCAGAATTGGGAAGCTCGCCCACCTTCAAAAACTCGCTGAATTCTTGGTTCGCCGGAGCAATGGATTCAGGATAACAGAGCTAAAGCACATGGCGGAACTTCGGGGTCATCTTCGCATCTCTGGTCTTGAGAATGTGACCAGTGGTGATGAGGCTGTTGAGGCTATGTTGAGTGCCAAGAGTTCCCTTTCCTCACTGGAGCTTGTTTGGTGCAATGAAAGCCTCATGGACGGCCAGTCAATCCAGCAAGATGTCCTCAGAGGCCTCCATCCGCATGTAGAATTGAGAGAGCTTATAATCAAGGGATACTCAGGATTCCGCTTTCCGGGATGGCTGGGGAGTTCGTCACTGTCCAGTCTACACACCATCCAGCTGTCAAACTGCAACAAGTGCATGCTCCTCCCACCTCTTGGGCAGCTCCCCTTCCTCAAACGCCTGGACATAGATGGATTGCAAGCAGTCACACACATTGGGCAAGAGATTTTAGGCCAAGGTGAAATCATGGGATTTCCATCATTGAATGTACTAGTGCTCCAAGACATGACTTACTTGGAGGAATGGTCGGTGGCAGAAGGCCAAATAGTGTTGCCTTGCATCACCGAAATCCAGGTTAGTGAATGTCCCAAGCTGAGAAGGCTACCACCAGTACCTCCGACGGTAAACAGGTTGACAATATCAGAAGTGGGAGTGAACTGCCTTCCTCAACTCAAGAAGACATCAGCAAATACTACTAGTACTGCACTCTCATCCTTATATGTACATGAATGCTCCAGTTTGAAATCACTGAGTAATGGATTGCTGAGCCAGGAGCTGAACTCTCTCAGGGAATTGACAATTGCCAACTGTGAAGAGCTGGTGTCACTGCCAATGGATGGCTTCAAACCGCTTGTCTCATTAACAAACCTTCACATCTACAACTGCCCAAAGCTCAAGTGTGGTCTTCCGGAGGCCACAGATCTGCTTCCAGAATCACTTGAAGACCTGAGAATCAGCTCATGCAGTACAGAGCTGATCAACCCAATGCTCAAATGTTTATCGTGTCTCACATCACTAACGCACTTGAACTTGACCGATTGCTCTCAGCTCAGCCATTTTCCTGAGGAAGCCCAGCTGCCAAACATGCTCAAGTTCTTGGTTTTCTGGAACTGCGTTAAGCTCTGGCGGTTGCCTCCGTTGCTGCATGTTTCAGGCCTCGAGAGCTTGGTCATCAGCAACTGTCCATTAGTGAGCTGCCTTCCGGAAGAGGGCCTCCCTGCGGAGCTCCAAGAATTGTGCATCAATGGCTGTCCATTGTTGATTGACCTGCTTGAAGATGACAGTGGGAGGGAATGGGCTAAGATTGCCCCTGTATCCAAGGTGGAGATTGATCATGTCCGGAGAGCAGGAATGGATGGCAAGGCAGCATTTGGCTCTATCAAGTGGAGGCTTGGAACTCGGAGTTGA
- the LOC120249968 gene encoding putative disease resistance protein RGA3: MAGAAVVSAFLQILFEKLAVAALDEYQSLRNAKKEFQYLSNTLSSIQDLLEDAEEKQLKDKPVRGWLVKLKDVAVDIDDLLDKNKTAVQRSKLKNQKASRYLSCYFFNKVFLDYKLAHKIKGINERLDKISRERNVLGLQVLNNHASRLEIEEKPQTSSLVDDSRVFGREQDKENIVKLLLATGDGFNNHFNVPILPVVGMGGLGKTTLTQLVYNDNRVKEHFQLRMWLCVSENFDERKLTRETLECTLSDYSNTNTNTTNLNLLQEDLFQKLKGKKFLLVLDDVWNENREKWSRYYAALAAGERGSKILMTTRNENVGLIMGALKPYYLNQLSDEDCWLLFRSCAFVNGSSSGHPKLEIIGKMIVKKLKGLPLAAKTLGSLLYSKLDEDEWENILRSEIWELPTDQNNIMPALRLSYKHLPPNLKQCFAFCSVFHKDYVFGRDDLVHMWMALGFIQHQGRKRMEDVGYSYFDELVSRSFFQAQKGNYVMHDAIHDLAQSISIGECVRLEDKLQNDMTDKALHSSFSCSHTMHTSFVPFYRFNRLRTLLLLQGYKSSTGLIPDDLFMRLKFLRVLDLNRRDIDELPNSIGNLDQLRYLGLSGTGIRALPSSISKLYNLQTLRLKHCNELSRLPRGITGLVNLRHLEANRLLISEIAGIGKLTCLQKLGEFNVRQRMGFHITELKDMTELRGHLCISDLENVISGEEAREAMLNAKASLTSLELIWSEEIHVASLEECIQVEVLRYLQPQNEIRELSIKGYSGFLFPDWLGSSSLSSLHTIHLSNCKNSKFLPPLGQLPFLRYLDIGGMDSVTHIGQEFLGFEGFPSLIELVLEDMPCLEEWVIAQGEGVFPCITEIQIRECPELRELPQLPPTLMKLTVLEAGVSCLPQLKTAISSSSSSSSSAAAAAALSYMYIHDCPNLTSLRNGLLSQELKSLRELTIANCEELVSLPMDLFKPLVSLKNLHIYNCPKVSCSFQEATGLLPASLEDLRISSCSVELINPMLKCLGSLTTLRHLKICDYSELNYFPKETRLPDMLKLLTLCNCANLLCLPPLLHVSGLETLVISDCPLAMLPVDGLPAELQELHIDGCPVLKNLLEQDDGREWAKIVHVPKVVIDSERRTITGNTSKHI; encoded by the coding sequence ATGGCAGGAGCAGCAGTTGTATCTGCTTTCCTGCAGATTCTGTTTGAGAAATTGGCTGTTGCTGCCTTGGACGAATACCAATCCCTCCGGAATGCTAAGAAAGAGTTTCAGTACCTGTCCAATACGCTGTCATCCATACAAGACCTGCTTGAAGATGCAGAGGAAAAACAGTTGAAGGATAAACCAGTCAGAGGTTGGCTCGTGAAGCTCAAGGATGTCGCCGTTGACATTGATGACTTGCTGGACAAAAACAAAACTGCAGTTCAACGTTCAAAATTGAAGAACCAAAAGGCAAGCAGGTATCTCTCTTGCTATTTCTTCAACAAAGTTTTTCTTGATTATAAATTGGCACACAAAATCAAAGGCATCAATGAGAGATTAGACAAGATATCTAGAGAACGAAATGTTCTTGGCCTGCAAGTGCTGAACAACCACGCGAGCAGGCTTGAAATCGAAGAGAAACCTCAGACCAGCTCACTGGTTGATGATTCTCGTGTTTTTGGTAGAGAACAAGATAAAGAGAATATAGTGAAATTGTTGTTAGCCACGGGTGACGGATTCAACAATCATTTTAATGTTCCAATCCTCCCTGTTGTTGGTATGGGGGGGCTTGGGAAGACCACTCTTACCCAGCTTGTCTACAATGATAATAGAGTCAAGGAACACTTCCAGCTAAGGATGTGGTTGTGTGTCTCTGAGAATTTTGATGAAAGGAAGCTGACCAGAGAGACATTAGAGTGCACTCTGAGCGACTACTCTAACACCAACACAAACACCACAAACCTGAACTTGTTACAAGAGGATCTGTTTCAAAAGCTGAAAGGGAAGAAGTTTCTACTTGTTTTGGATGATGTTTGGAATGAGAACCGGGAGAAATGGAGCAGGTACTATGCCGCTTTAGCTGCAGGAGAAAGAGGAAGCAAAATTCTGATGACAACTCGAAATGAAAACGTCGGACTGATCATGGGTGCTTTGAAGCCGTACTACTTGAATCAATTATCAGACGAGGATTGCTGGTTATTGTTCAGAAGTTGTGCATTTGTGAATGGCAGCTCAAGTGGGCATCCGAAGTTGGAGATAATTGGCAAGATGATTGTCAAGAAGCTCAAGGGATTGCCCTTAGCAGCAAAGACACTGGGGAGCCTCTTATATTCCAAACTCGATGAAGATGAATGGGAAAACATCTTGAGAAGTGAAATTTGGGAGCTGCCAACTGACCAGAACAACATAATGCCAGCTCTTAGATTGAGTTACAAACATTTGCCACCGAATCTCAAGCAGTGTTTCGCATTTTGTTCTGTCTTTCATAAAGATTATGTGTTTGGAAGAGATGATCTGGTGCACATGTGGATGGCTCTCGGTTTCATTCAGCATCAAGGAAGGAAAAGGATGGAGGACGTTGGTTACAGTTATTTTGACGAGCTAGTAAGCAGGTCCTTCTTTCAAGCTCAAAAAGGCAATTATGTAATGCATGATGCCATCCATGATCTAGCACAATCTATCTCCATTGGTGAATGTGTTAGATTGGAGGATAAGTTGCAGAATGATATGACTGATAAAGCTCTTCATTCATCATTCTCATGCAGTCACACAATGCATACTTCATTTGTGCCATTCTACAGGTTCAATCGACTAAGAACACTACTGCTCTTGCAAGGTTACAAATCTAGTACTGGCCTGATCCCAGATGATCTATTCATGAGACTAAAATTTCTGCGAGTTCTGGACCTAAACCGCCGAGATATTGATGAGTTGCCAAACTCGATTGGCAATTTAGATCAGCTAAGGTATCTAGGTCTCTCTGGCACTGGAATCAGAGCGTTGCCTTCTTCTATCAGCAAGTTATACAATTTACAAACACTGAGACTGAAACATTGCAATGAACTGAGCCGTCTGCCAAGAGGAATCACTGGTCTGGTCAATTTAAGGCATCTGGAAGCAAACAGACTACTCATATCAGAGATAGCAGGAATAGGGAAACTAACCTGCTTGCAGAAGCTTGGGGAATTCAACGTTCGCCAGAGGATGGGATTCCACATAACTGAGCTGAAGGACATGACAGAGCTTCGGGGACATCTTTGCATCTCTGATCTTGAGAATGTGATCAGTGGAGAAGAGGCGAGAGAAGCTATGCTGAACGCCAAAGCATCACTCACTTCACTAGAGCTTATATGGTCTGAGGAAATACATGTTGCTAGTTTAGAAGAATGTATCCAAGTAGAGGTGCTCAGATATCTGCAACCACAGAATGAGATCAGAGAGCTCTCAATCAAGGGCTATTCAGGATTCCTCTTTCCAGATTGGCTAGGCAGCTCATCACTCTCCAGTCTACACACCATTCACTTATCCAACTGCAAGAATAGCAAGTTCCTCCCACCTCTGGGGCAGCTCCCATTCCTCAGATATCTAGACATTGGTGGAATGGATAGTGTCACACACATTGGGCAAGAGTTCTTGGGTTTTGAAGGATTTCCATCATTGATCGAACTAGTGCTTGAAGACATGCCTTGTTTGGAGGAATGGGTGATTGCACAAGGTGAAGGCGTGTTCCCTTGCATCACGGAAATTCAGATAAGAGAATGTCCGGAGTTGAGAGAGCTGCCACAACTTCCTCCAACACTGATGAAGCTAACTGTATTGGAAGCAGGAGTGAGCTGCCTTCCGCAACTCAAGACAGcaatctcatcatcatcatcatcatcatcatcagcagcagcagcagcagcactctcatatatgtacatacatgATTGTCCGAATCTGACATCGCTGAGAAATGGATTGCTGAGCCAGGAGCTGAAGTCTCTAAGGGAATTGACTATTGCCAACTGTGAAGAGCTTGTATCACTGCCAATGGATTTGTTCAAACCACTTGTTTCATTAAAAAACCTCCACATATACAATTGTCCAAAGGTCAGCTGCAGTTTTCAGGAGGCCACAGGCCTGCTCCCAGCATCACTAGAAGACCTCAGGATCAGCTCATGTAGTGTGGAGCTCATCAACCCAATGCTCAAATGTTTAGGGAGCCTGACAACATTAAGACATTTGAAGATTTGTGACTACTCTGAGCTCAACTATTTTCCAAAGGAGACCAGGCTGCCAGACATGCTCAAGCTTTTGACGTTGTGCAACTGTGCTAATCTCTTGTGCTTGCCTCCACTGCTACATGTCTCAGGCCTCGAGACTTTGGTTATTAGTGACTGTCCATTGGCGATGTTACCTGTAGATGGACTGCCTGCAGAGCTGCAGGAGCTGCACATTGACGGCTGCCCAGTCTTAAAGAACCTGTTGGAACAGGATGATGGAAGAGAATGGGCTAAGATCGTTCATGTACCCAAGGTAGTGATTGATAGTGAAAGGAGGACGATAACTGGGAACACTTCCAAACATATCTGA